From one Streptomyces sp. N50 genomic stretch:
- a CDS encoding tetratricopeptide repeat protein, whose product MPVATAALPAVPAGFTGRDEDLARLYPVLDPAAESELPVVICAVSGLGGIGKTSLALCAAHQAVRDGWFPGGTLFVDFRGYDADPVTADQAVVALLDGMGVRGADLPQTVVGQYGLFRRLLAEERRPMLLVLDNASDAGQVMPLVPGTDHHRVLVTSRDRLTELDAQLIDLDVLNAEDAADLIDRSLRLSDRADDRATREPEAVSELAMLCGHHPLALRITAGMLRKRRYRSVASLVEELRDTEDVTAAVGLRPVFEAAYRQLPSEQARLLRLLALAPATEVGGETAAAMADLSVDQTFDLLEELAAAHLVTPVPGGTDVRWRLHDLVRAFGAGVVKRDARLWEEGEAARERVLAFYFRWARAADGWLRRLPGMPEPERFADRAAALAWLDSERAGLVAAVQWAREERYAHAAVRLSQCLAEYLDWRRSFDDKITMCGVAGEAAHRAGDRVGEANAWNSLGIALQETGWAEEAIDAYTRARDLYQATRDRHGEPIAWDNLGSALREAGRVEEAMDSHTRARDLYQAAGDRHGEAIVWDNLGIALREVGRTEEAIDSHTRARDLYQAAGDRHGEARAWNNLGIALGDTGRVEEEVEAYEKTLEGYREFEDWYGTGRTLYNLALTHETTRPTEARAHFLQSAAAYTRANALAEAAEAQSAADALT is encoded by the coding sequence GTGCCGGTTGCCACGGCCGCGTTGCCTGCGGTGCCGGCCGGGTTCACCGGGCGGGACGAGGACTTGGCGCGGCTGTATCCCGTACTGGACCCGGCCGCGGAGTCCGAACTGCCGGTGGTGATCTGCGCGGTGTCCGGGCTGGGCGGGATCGGGAAGACGTCGTTGGCGTTGTGTGCGGCCCATCAGGCGGTGCGGGACGGGTGGTTTCCGGGCGGGACGTTGTTCGTCGACTTTCGGGGGTACGACGCGGATCCGGTTACGGCGGATCAGGCGGTGGTCGCGTTGTTGGACGGGATGGGGGTGCGGGGGGCGGATCTTCCGCAGACGGTGGTCGGGCAATACGGGCTGTTTCGGCGGCTGTTGGCGGAGGAGCGGCGGCCTATGTTGCTGGTCCTCGACAATGCGTCGGATGCGGGGCAGGTGATGCCGCTCGTGCCGGGGACGGATCATCACCGGGTGCTGGTCACGTCTCGGGATCGGTTGACTGAGCTGGACGCTCAGTTGATCGACCTCGATGTGCTAAACGCGGAGGATGCGGCCGACCTCATCGACAGGTCCTTGCGGCTCAGCGACCGCGCCGACGATCGGGCGACGCGTGAACCGGAGGCGGTGTCGGAGCTTGCCATGCTCTGCGGGCATCATCCGCTGGCGCTGAGGATCACAGCGGGCATGCTGCGCAAGCGGCGCTATCGCTCCGTCGCATCCCTCGTGGAGGAGTTACGGGATACCGAGGACGTGACGGCGGCTGTCGGACTCCGGCCGGTCTTCGAGGCTGCGTATCGGCAACTGCCGTCTGAGCAGGCAAGGTTGCTGCGCCTGCTCGCGCTGGCTCCGGCGACTGAAGTCGGCGGTGAGACCGCCGCTGCAATGGCGGACCTCAGCGTCGACCAGACGTTCGACCTGCTCGAAGAGCTTGCTGCGGCCCACCTTGTTACGCCTGTTCCGGGAGGGACGGACGTGCGATGGCGGTTGCATGACTTGGTGCGGGCGTTCGGGGCGGGTGTGGTCAAGAGGGATGCGAGGTTGTGGGAGGAGGGGGAGGCGGCGCGGGAGCGGGTGCTGGCCTTCTACTTCCGGTGGGCGAGGGCGGCGGATGGCTGGTTGCGGCGGCTGCCCGGAATGCCGGAGCCGGAGCGGTTTGCGGATCGGGCGGCGGCGCTGGCGTGGCTGGACTCCGAGCGGGCGGGGCTGGTCGCCGCGGTGCAGTGGGCGCGGGAGGAGCGGTACGCGCACGCGGCGGTGCGGCTGTCGCAGTGCCTAGCGGAGTATCTGGACTGGAGGCGCTCTTTCGACGACAAGATCACGATGTGTGGTGTCGCAGGGGAGGCCGCCCATCGCGCCGGTGACCGGGTGGGCGAGGCCAACGCGTGGAACAGCCTCGGCATCGCTCTGCAGGAGACGGGCTGGGCGGAGGAGGCAATCGACGCCTACACCCGAGCCCGCGACCTGTACCAGGCCACTAGGGACCGCCACGGCGAGCCCATCGCGTGGGACAACCTCGGCAGCGCCCTGCGGGAGGCGGGCCGGGTGGAGGAGGCGATGGACTCCCACACCCGCGCCCGCGACCTGTACCAGGCTGCCGGGGACCGCCACGGCGAGGCCATCGTGTGGGACAACCTCGGCATCGCCCTGCGGGAGGTGGGCCGGACGGAGGAGGCGATCGACTCCCACACCCGCGCCCGCGACCTGTACCAGGCTGCCGGGGACCGCCACGGCGAGGCCAGGGCGTGGAACAACCTCGGCATCGCCCTGGGTGACACGGGCCGTGTGGAGGAGGAGGTTGAGGCGTACGAGAAGACCTTGGAGGGCTACCGGGAGTTCGAGGACTGGTACGGGACGGGCCGCACCCTCTACAACCTGGCTCTCACCCACGAGACCACCCGCCCCACCGAGGCCCGCGCCCACTTCCTCCAATCCGCCGCCGCCTACACCCGCGCCAACGCCCTCGCAGAAGCCGCCGAAGCCCAATCCGCCGCAGACGCATTGACCTGA
- a CDS encoding 5'-methylthioadenosine/S-adenosylhomocysteine nucleosidase, with protein sequence MPESQPTVAVLTALPLEYKAVRGHLTDLRKREHRRGTRAEVGRLPGTDWSVALVELGEGNLTAAALTERVMEWLEPEAMFFVGVAGGLKSDIALGDVVVATKVYAVHGGKETAEGFHVRPDAWRASHRLAAAARDALRDDPRAHLKPIAAGDVVLASAKSALAEHLRKNYNDAAAIEMEGSGFVSAVDLAGGDALVIRGISDRADDDKSRVDGAGWQPRAAASAAAAVVAVLRELRPFRGRASSDARSAEDPEEGPHSGPAYGGDHLDFRGSTFNGPFVAKQVGRRDGER encoded by the coding sequence ATGCCTGAGTCGCAACCCACTGTCGCGGTGCTGACCGCGCTGCCGCTGGAGTACAAGGCCGTGCGGGGTCACCTCACGGACCTTCGCAAGCGCGAGCATCGCCGTGGCACCAGGGCCGAGGTGGGACGGTTGCCGGGTACGGACTGGTCCGTCGCGCTGGTGGAGCTGGGCGAGGGAAACCTGACGGCCGCGGCACTCACCGAGCGGGTGATGGAGTGGCTGGAGCCCGAGGCGATGTTCTTCGTCGGAGTCGCCGGAGGGCTGAAGAGCGACATCGCGCTGGGGGATGTCGTGGTGGCGACCAAGGTGTACGCGGTGCACGGCGGCAAGGAGACTGCGGAGGGTTTCCATGTACGGCCGGACGCGTGGCGTGCTTCTCACCGGTTGGCCGCGGCGGCGCGGGACGCGCTGCGCGATGATCCTCGGGCGCATCTGAAGCCGATCGCGGCGGGGGACGTGGTGCTGGCGTCGGCGAAGTCCGCGCTGGCAGAGCATCTGCGGAAGAACTACAACGACGCGGCCGCCATCGAGATGGAGGGCTCGGGGTTCGTGAGCGCCGTCGATCTCGCCGGTGGGGACGCGCTCGTGATTCGCGGGATCAGCGATCGAGCCGACGACGACAAGTCCCGTGTGGACGGGGCAGGTTGGCAGCCCAGGGCTGCGGCGAGTGCGGCTGCGGCGGTGGTGGCGGTGTTGCGGGAGCTACGGCCGTTCAGAGGGCGTGCGTCATCGGATGCACGCAGCGCCGAGGACCCTGAGGAGGGGCCCCATTCCGGGCCCGCGTATGGAGGGGACCACCTCGACTTTCGGGGTAGCACCTTCAACGGGCCGTTCGTCGCCAAGCAAGTGGGACGGCGGGACGGGGAACGGTAG
- a CDS encoding response regulator, translating into MTTAEPIRVLIVEDDPVAADAHVMYVGRVPGFVAVGKAHTGAEARRALERTQVDLLLLDLHLPDAHGLQLARSLRAAGYHADVIAVTSARDLAVVREGVSLGVVQYVLKPFTFATLRDRLVRYAEFHAAAGEASGQDEVDRALAALRAPSPAALPKGLSAPTLEKVTVALRDCGEGLTAAGVAEAVGISRITARRYLEHLVEAGRAARSPQYGTVGRPELQYRWVKG; encoded by the coding sequence ATGACTACGGCCGAGCCGATCCGCGTCCTCATCGTCGAGGACGACCCCGTCGCCGCCGACGCGCACGTCATGTACGTGGGCCGGGTGCCGGGGTTCGTGGCGGTGGGCAAGGCGCACACGGGGGCGGAGGCGCGGCGGGCGCTGGAACGCACCCAGGTGGACTTGCTCCTGCTCGACCTGCACCTTCCGGACGCGCACGGGCTGCAACTCGCGCGGTCGTTGCGGGCGGCCGGGTACCACGCCGACGTCATCGCGGTGACCTCGGCGCGGGATCTGGCCGTGGTGCGGGAGGGGGTGTCGCTGGGGGTCGTGCAGTACGTACTGAAGCCGTTCACGTTCGCCACGCTCCGGGATCGGCTGGTGCGGTACGCCGAGTTCCACGCGGCCGCGGGTGAGGCGAGCGGTCAGGACGAGGTCGACCGGGCGCTGGCCGCGCTGCGGGCGCCGTCGCCCGCGGCGCTGCCCAAAGGGTTGAGTGCGCCAACGCTGGAGAAGGTGACGGTCGCGCTGCGGGACTGCGGGGAAGGGCTCACGGCGGCGGGGGTCGCGGAGGCGGTGGGGATTTCCCGGATCACGGCTCGGCGGTATCTGGAGCATCTGGTGGAGGCGGGGCGGGCGGCGCGGAGTCCGCAGTACGGGACCGTGGGGCGGCCGGAGTTGCAGTACCGGTGGGTCAAGGGGTAG
- a CDS encoding sensor histidine kinase yields MRIPHVPRPRSLAGQLFGMQAVLIAVVVAGYALFTYVSDRSQAEDAAGRQAMAVARSVADSPSVIAAIGTSNPTAHLESYSLKVQRDTQVDFITIMNPQGIRWTHPDRKQIGKKFLGHIKPALKGDSFTETYTGTLGASVRAVTPVKSGDTVIGLVSAGIRVEAITQRVQDQVTALIGVAAGALALGAVGTYVVNARLRRHTHGMNATELSHMHDYHQAALHAVREGLLMLDGQYRVALMNDGGRELLGVGPEVDVVGRSVASLGLPAPLTGALLSSEPRVDEVHLTASRVLVVNTSPVSGGERRGTVVTLRDVTELQSLMGELDSERGFTQALRSQAHEAANRLHTVVSLIELGRAEEAVDFATAELELAQTLTDQVVSAVNEPVLAALLLGKTAQSNERGVELVVSEDSGLDDGLLPDSLPARDLVTILGNLIDNAVDAAQGSLRARVTVTARTEAEAGAGGSALVLRVADTGAGVDPAHAEAVFQRGFSTKPAGPGGRGLGLALVRQAVNRHEGTLTVAEAEGGGAVFEVRLPLRGVGAGAGVDSGSGAGAGRGRASSQGSVSEGGTS; encoded by the coding sequence ATGCGCATCCCGCACGTCCCCCGCCCCCGCAGCCTCGCCGGCCAGCTCTTCGGCATGCAGGCCGTGCTGATAGCGGTCGTCGTCGCCGGGTACGCGCTGTTCACCTACGTCAGCGACCGCAGCCAGGCCGAGGACGCGGCGGGCCGGCAGGCCATGGCGGTGGCGCGGTCGGTCGCGGACTCGCCGTCGGTGATCGCGGCGATCGGTACGTCGAACCCCACCGCGCACCTGGAGTCGTACTCCCTGAAGGTCCAGCGCGACACCCAGGTCGACTTCATCACGATCATGAATCCGCAGGGCATCCGCTGGACCCACCCGGACCGGAAGCAGATCGGGAAGAAGTTCCTGGGCCACATCAAGCCCGCGCTGAAGGGCGACTCCTTCACGGAGACCTACACCGGCACCCTCGGCGCGTCCGTCCGCGCGGTCACCCCCGTCAAGAGCGGCGACACGGTCATCGGACTGGTCAGCGCCGGCATCCGGGTCGAGGCGATCACGCAGCGGGTGCAGGACCAGGTGACGGCGCTGATCGGGGTGGCGGCCGGCGCCCTGGCACTGGGTGCCGTAGGGACGTACGTCGTCAACGCCCGCCTGCGCCGCCACACCCACGGCATGAACGCGACCGAGCTGAGCCACATGCACGACTACCACCAGGCCGCGCTGCACGCGGTGCGCGAAGGGCTGCTGATGCTCGACGGTCAATACCGGGTGGCGCTGATGAACGACGGCGGGCGGGAGCTGCTGGGGGTGGGCCCGGAGGTGGACGTGGTGGGCCGGTCCGTGGCGAGCCTCGGCCTGCCCGCGCCGCTGACGGGCGCGCTGCTGTCCTCCGAACCGCGCGTGGACGAAGTGCATCTGACGGCGTCCCGGGTGCTGGTGGTGAACACCTCGCCGGTGTCGGGCGGCGAGCGTCGCGGAACGGTGGTGACGCTCCGGGACGTCACCGAACTCCAGTCCCTGATGGGCGAGTTGGACTCTGAGCGGGGCTTCACCCAGGCGCTGCGCTCACAGGCCCACGAGGCGGCGAACCGCCTGCACACGGTCGTCTCGCTGATCGAGCTGGGGCGCGCGGAGGAGGCGGTGGACTTCGCGACCGCTGAGTTGGAGCTGGCCCAGACACTGACGGACCAGGTGGTCTCGGCGGTCAACGAGCCTGTGCTGGCTGCCCTGTTGCTGGGCAAGACGGCCCAATCGAACGAGCGGGGCGTCGAGTTGGTCGTATCGGAGGACAGCGGCCTGGACGACGGCCTGCTGCCGGACTCGCTGCCCGCGCGGGACCTGGTGACCATCCTCGGGAACCTGATCGACAACGCGGTGGACGCGGCGCAGGGAAGCCTGCGGGCGCGGGTCACGGTGACGGCGCGCACGGAGGCGGAAGCGGGGGCGGGTGGCTCCGCGCTGGTGCTGCGGGTCGCGGACACGGGGGCGGGGGTGGATCCGGCGCACGCGGAGGCGGTGTTCCAACGGGGCTTCTCGACGAAGCCGGCGGGGCCGGGGGGTCGCGGGCTGGGGTTGGCGTTGGTGCGGCAGGCGGTGAACCGGCATGAGGGGACGTTGACGGTGGCTGAGGCGGAGGGGGGCGGGGCGGTGTTCGAGGTGCGGTTGCCTTTGCGGGGAGTGGGGGCAGGGGCAGGGGTGGATTCGGGTTCAGGTGCGGGTGCGGGTCGCGGGCGGGCGTCGTCCCAGGGTTCTGTCTCCGAAGGTGGTACCTCATGA
- a CDS encoding cation:dicarboxylate symporter family transporter: MMPTTSSRRAAVASTPAPAPAAPAAPPVKRDRTHYLYIAVIVAVALGIAVGFAAPDFAEELKPLGTGFVALIKMMISPIIFCTIVLGVGSVRKAAQVGKVGGLALGYFIAMSFVALAIGLVVGNIIHPGSGMHLTEAVKGVGHTQAQAAAEGPVDFLLGIIPTTFVSAFTEGQVLQTLLIALLAGFALQAMGRTGEPVLRGVEYIQKLVFRILGMIMWAAPVGAFGAMAAVIGETGMDALKALGTIMAGFYITCALFIVVVLGTLTKLVAKVNLFQLLKYLGREFLLIVSTSSSESALPRLIAKMEHLGVSRPVVGITVPTGYSFNLDGTMIYLTMASLFIADAMDQPMSIGQQIGLLLFMMVASKGAAGVSGSGIAVLASGLQSHKPALVDGVGLIIGIDRFMSEARAVTNFAGNAVATLLIGTWTGEVDKERVNRVLAGELPFDEKTLLDEKDGDDHLDAVPEQGGEKELAKA; this comes from the coding sequence ATGATGCCGACGACGTCGTCAAGGAGGGCAGCCGTGGCCAGCACCCCCGCACCCGCACCTGCCGCACCCGCAGCACCGCCCGTGAAGCGGGACCGCACCCACTACCTCTACATCGCGGTGATCGTCGCGGTCGCCCTCGGCATCGCCGTCGGGTTCGCCGCGCCGGACTTCGCCGAGGAGCTCAAGCCGCTCGGTACCGGCTTCGTCGCGCTGATCAAGATGATGATCTCGCCGATCATCTTCTGCACCATCGTGCTCGGCGTCGGCTCCGTACGGAAGGCCGCCCAGGTCGGCAAGGTCGGCGGGCTCGCGCTCGGCTACTTCATCGCGATGTCGTTCGTGGCGCTGGCCATCGGCCTGGTCGTCGGCAACATCATCCACCCGGGCAGCGGCATGCACCTGACCGAGGCCGTCAAGGGCGTCGGACACACGCAGGCCCAGGCCGCCGCCGAGGGCCCGGTCGACTTCCTGCTCGGGATCATCCCGACCACCTTCGTGTCGGCGTTCACCGAGGGCCAGGTCCTCCAGACGCTGCTGATCGCGCTCCTCGCGGGCTTCGCGCTGCAGGCCATGGGCCGGACCGGCGAGCCGGTGCTGCGCGGTGTCGAGTACATCCAGAAGCTGGTCTTCCGCATCCTCGGCATGATCATGTGGGCCGCGCCCGTCGGCGCCTTCGGCGCCATGGCCGCCGTCATCGGCGAGACCGGCATGGACGCGCTGAAGGCACTGGGCACGATCATGGCCGGCTTCTACATCACCTGTGCGCTCTTCATCGTCGTCGTGCTCGGCACGCTGACCAAGCTGGTCGCCAAGGTCAACCTCTTCCAGCTGCTGAAGTACCTCGGCCGTGAGTTCCTGCTGATCGTCTCCACCTCGTCCTCCGAGTCCGCGCTGCCGCGGCTCATCGCGAAGATGGAGCACCTGGGTGTCAGCCGCCCGGTCGTCGGCATCACCGTGCCGACCGGCTACTCCTTCAACCTCGACGGCACGATGATCTACCTGACGATGGCCTCGCTGTTCATCGCCGACGCGATGGACCAGCCGATGAGCATCGGCCAGCAGATCGGCCTGCTGCTCTTCATGATGGTCGCCTCCAAGGGCGCGGCCGGTGTCTCCGGCTCCGGTATCGCCGTACTGGCGAGTGGCCTGCAGTCGCACAAGCCCGCGCTGGTCGACGGTGTCGGCCTGATCATCGGCATCGACCGCTTCATGAGCGAGGCCCGCGCGGTCACCAACTTCGCCGGCAACGCCGTCGCCACGCTGCTCATCGGCACCTGGACCGGCGAGGTCGACAAGGAGCGGGTGAACCGGGTCCTCGCCGGTGAACTCCCCTTCGACGAGAAGACGTTGCTCGACGAGAAGGACGGCGACGACCACCTCGACGCCGTCCCCGAGCAGGGCGGCGAGAAGGAACTCGCCAAGGCCTGA
- a CDS encoding DUF2127 domain-containing protein, giving the protein MKIDWDRRHCARHGHATYAPEETALRERLRAETGFGEAWRCLRCGDFVLGEPHGSGPAEHAPLVPRGKVLRDLFILRFLAIERAVRGVFIVLVAAAVWKFSNSQDSVRQLFDEYLDVFRPVFKHFHYDLDHSPIVGTIQKTFGYKHSTLVLVAVLLLAYALIELVEAGGLWYAKRWAEYLTVVATAAFLPLEIYELTEHISWLKIATLVLNILAVLYIALAKRLFGLRGGRKAFDEERESASLLEVETSAGVMV; this is encoded by the coding sequence ATGAAGATCGACTGGGACCGGCGGCACTGCGCACGGCACGGGCACGCGACGTACGCGCCCGAGGAGACGGCACTGCGGGAACGGCTGCGCGCCGAGACCGGGTTCGGGGAGGCCTGGCGCTGTCTGCGCTGCGGCGACTTCGTCCTGGGCGAGCCGCACGGTTCGGGGCCCGCCGAGCACGCTCCCCTGGTGCCGCGCGGGAAGGTGCTGCGGGACCTGTTCATCCTGCGGTTCCTCGCCATCGAGCGGGCCGTGCGCGGGGTGTTCATCGTGCTGGTCGCCGCCGCCGTATGGAAGTTCAGCAACAGCCAGGACTCGGTGCGCCAGCTCTTCGACGAGTACCTCGACGTGTTCCGGCCCGTCTTCAAGCACTTCCACTACGACCTCGACCACTCGCCGATCGTCGGCACCATCCAGAAGACCTTCGGCTACAAGCACTCCACGCTGGTCCTGGTCGCCGTACTGCTGCTGGCGTACGCGCTGATCGAACTCGTCGAGGCGGGCGGCCTCTGGTACGCCAAGCGCTGGGCGGAGTATCTGACGGTGGTCGCCACCGCCGCGTTCCTGCCGCTGGAGATCTACGAACTCACCGAACACATCAGCTGGTTGAAGATCGCCACCCTCGTCCTGAACATACTCGCCGTCCTCTACATCGCCCTGGCCAAGCGGCTGTTCGGGCTGCGCGGCGGCCGGAAGGCCTTCGACGAGGAGCGCGAGAGCGCGTCCCTGCTGGAGGTGGAGACGTCGGCCGGCGTCATGGTCTGA
- a CDS encoding NAD-dependent epimerase/dehydratase family protein, whose translation MVMEKARDVLVIGGSRYFGKRLIARLLAAGDRVTVLNRGSSAPPAGAVHLIADRDDEDALRAALGQRTFDVVVDQVCYTPRQAAIARRVFTGRTRRYVMTSTVEVYEHDDSPALVSEAAVDPAEVTVDLELPWDEPEFLDAHYGEGKRQAEAVFAAAGPEFAYAAVRVAHVLGGADDFTGRLEHYVDRIRTGTPITVPRVNHPATYIHVDEIADFLFWTAGQDFTGPVNAASHDPLTTADLCEAIAARLPSGKVVFRTAEEGGSTSPFSFARSYGMDNSRATRLGYTFTRAREWLPGVVR comes from the coding sequence ATGGTCATGGAAAAGGCACGGGACGTCCTGGTCATCGGCGGCAGCCGCTACTTCGGCAAGCGGCTGATCGCGCGGCTGCTGGCCGCCGGGGACCGGGTCACGGTCCTCAACCGGGGTTCGTCGGCACCGCCCGCCGGAGCCGTTCACCTGATCGCCGACCGCGACGACGAGGACGCGCTGCGCGCCGCTCTCGGCCAGCGCACCTTCGACGTCGTCGTCGACCAGGTCTGCTACACCCCGCGCCAGGCGGCGATCGCCCGCCGCGTCTTCACCGGCCGCACCCGCCGCTATGTGATGACGTCGACGGTCGAGGTGTACGAGCACGACGACTCGCCCGCGCTCGTGAGCGAGGCGGCCGTCGATCCGGCCGAGGTGACCGTGGACCTCGAACTCCCCTGGGACGAGCCCGAGTTCCTCGACGCGCACTACGGCGAGGGCAAGCGGCAGGCGGAGGCGGTGTTCGCGGCGGCCGGACCGGAGTTCGCGTACGCGGCGGTCCGTGTGGCCCATGTCCTGGGCGGCGCCGACGACTTCACCGGCCGCCTGGAGCACTATGTCGACCGTATCCGCACCGGCACGCCGATCACCGTCCCGCGCGTCAACCACCCGGCGACCTACATCCACGTCGACGAGATCGCCGACTTCCTCTTCTGGACGGCGGGGCAGGACTTCACCGGCCCGGTCAACGCGGCCTCCCACGACCCGCTGACCACGGCGGACCTGTGCGAGGCGATCGCCGCCCGACTCCCGTCCGGGAAGGTGGTGTTCCGTACGGCGGAGGAGGGCGGGAGCACGTCCCCGTTCTCCTTCGCCCGCTCCTACGGCATGGACAACTCCCGTGCCACGCGGCTCGGTTACACCTTCACTCGGGCCCGGGAGTGGCTGCCGGGGGTGGTGCGGTAG
- a CDS encoding Lrp/AsnC family transcriptional regulator yields MGVGATVPKEPRHPRATAAETPVAFDAVDRQILHLLQTDGRIKLSELGRQVRLSPAAVTERVRRLEAAGVISGYGAHVVPGRLGYGIQAFIRVDPHGGYTLKHPRTLELTERSEITEVHHVVGEDCWILKVAVRDTVHLEEVLEAVSALGRTTTSIVLTSPVERKPLLP; encoded by the coding sequence ATGGGAGTTGGGGCCACGGTGCCGAAAGAACCACGGCATCCGCGGGCGACCGCCGCCGAAACACCGGTGGCCTTCGACGCGGTGGACCGGCAGATCCTCCACCTCCTCCAGACGGACGGCCGGATCAAGCTCAGCGAGCTCGGCCGACAGGTCCGGCTGAGCCCGGCGGCGGTCACCGAGCGGGTCCGACGGCTGGAGGCGGCGGGCGTGATCAGCGGCTACGGCGCCCATGTCGTCCCGGGCCGGCTCGGCTACGGCATCCAGGCGTTCATCCGGGTCGACCCGCACGGCGGCTACACCCTGAAGCACCCCAGGACCCTGGAGCTGACCGAGCGGTCCGAGATCACCGAGGTGCACCATGTCGTCGGCGAGGACTGCTGGATCCTCAAGGTCGCCGTCCGGGACACCGTCCACCTGGAGGAGGTCCTCGAAGCGGTCTCCGCGCTCGGGCGCACCACGACGTCGATCGTGCTGACCTCCCCGGTGGAGCGGAAACCGCTGTTGCCCTGA
- a CDS encoding MerR family transcriptional regulator, with the protein MRIGELAARAGTTTRALRYYESRGLLPARRGGNGYRTYDEADLKLLRQIRTLQDFGFDLEETRPFVECLRAGHPEGDSCPASLAVYRRKLAELDSLIGELQAVRAEIGVRLATVEEPPPLCELGGHEL; encoded by the coding sequence ATGCGAATCGGCGAGCTGGCCGCGCGGGCCGGGACCACGACGCGGGCGTTGCGGTACTACGAGTCGCGGGGGCTGCTGCCCGCACGGCGCGGGGGCAACGGGTACCGGACGTACGACGAGGCTGATCTGAAGCTGCTGCGGCAGATCAGGACCCTGCAGGACTTCGGGTTCGACCTGGAGGAGACGCGGCCCTTCGTGGAGTGTCTGCGGGCCGGGCATCCCGAGGGGGACTCGTGTCCGGCCTCGCTCGCGGTCTACCGGCGGAAGCTGGCCGAACTGGATTCCCTGATCGGGGAGTTGCAGGCGGTGCGGGCGGAGATCGGGGTGCGGCTGGCGACCGTCGAGGAGCCACCACCGTTGTGCGAACTGGGAGGGCATGAACTGTGA
- a CDS encoding thioredoxin family protein translates to MMDVTDESFAAEVIGAELPVLVEFTADWCPPCRQMAPVLRALATEEADRLKVVQLNVDLNPETTNAYKVLSMPTFMVFRGGEPVKAMVGARPKRRLLEELSDVL, encoded by the coding sequence GTGATGGACGTGACGGACGAGAGTTTCGCGGCGGAGGTGATCGGGGCCGAGTTGCCGGTGCTGGTGGAGTTCACGGCGGACTGGTGTCCCCCGTGCCGGCAGATGGCGCCGGTGCTGCGCGCCCTCGCCACCGAGGAGGCCGACCGCCTCAAGGTGGTGCAGCTGAACGTGGACCTGAATCCGGAGACCACGAACGCCTACAAGGTGCTCTCGATGCCCACGTTCATGGTCTTCCGGGGCGGTGAGCCGGTGAAGGCGATGGTGGGGGCCCGGCCCAAGCGCCGGTTGCTGGAGGAGCTCTCCGACGTGCTCTGA